The following proteins are co-located in the Deinococcus metallilatus genome:
- the lysW gene encoding lysine biosynthesis protein LysW: MSIIQFENPETGAIIELTDPELGELVIDDETGVEYEVVSVDPPRLELAPQEAEDWGE; encoded by the coding sequence ATGTCGATCATTCAATTTGAAAACCCCGAGACGGGCGCGATCATCGAACTCACCGACCCCGAACTGGGCGAACTGGTCATCGACGACGAGACCGGCGTGGAATACGAGGTCGTGTCGGTGGACCCCCCCCGCCTGGAACTCGCCCCGCAGGAAGCGGAGGACTGGGGCGAGTGA
- a CDS encoding HAD family hydrolase: protein MFDFDGTLTDFVASDLQALSHLHRHAGVETPLDTFIEASVDAIMSFHGRVEQGSSNPLLMHLERLQATFAHCGAEWREEYVAVYRDQLVTSCAPSVGAVKLLRALQPHFKLGLLTNAYDGKEQRARLEWSGLDRYFSVVVVSGEVGIFKPDPQIFHHTLDLLGVEPHEALYVGDSPSHDVEGAVAAGMSAVLIRRGPAHPRAFLTVSTLNEILSLCSAEMTAT, encoded by the coding sequence GTGTTCGACTTCGATGGAACCCTCACGGATTTCGTCGCTTCGGACCTTCAGGCCCTGTCACACCTCCACCGGCATGCCGGAGTGGAAACGCCACTCGACACCTTTATCGAGGCGAGCGTGGACGCAATCATGTCCTTTCATGGGCGAGTGGAGCAGGGATCCTCCAATCCCCTGCTGATGCACCTTGAACGCCTGCAGGCGACGTTTGCCCACTGTGGCGCGGAGTGGCGTGAAGAGTATGTGGCGGTGTACCGGGACCAGTTGGTAACTTCCTGCGCTCCCAGCGTGGGAGCGGTGAAACTGTTGCGTGCCCTGCAACCACACTTCAAGCTTGGACTCCTGACCAATGCCTACGACGGCAAGGAGCAGCGGGCCCGCCTGGAATGGAGTGGCCTAGACCGGTATTTCTCGGTGGTGGTGGTCTCCGGCGAGGTCGGCATCTTCAAGCCGGACCCCCAAATCTTTCACCATACTCTGGACCTGCTTGGCGTAGAGCCGCATGAGGCTCTGTACGTAGGGGATTCGCCTTCGCATGACGTGGAGGGTGCGGTGGCCGCTGGAATGTCGGCTGTTCTGATACGCCGTGGACCGGCTCATCCCCGCGCCTTTCTGACGGTGTCTACGCTTAACGAGATCCTTTCTTTGTGCAGCGCTGAGATGACCGCTACCTAA
- a CDS encoding homoaconitate hydratase (catalyzes the formation of homoisocitrate from cis-homoaconitate), with the protein MPRIWKFGDSVNTDDILPGKFAPFMAGEDVFQSYAFHYIRPEFASQVQPGDVLIGGRNWGLGSSREYAPQALKKLRIGGIIAPSFARIHYRNLLNLGIPAFEADLTGVLEDGDEVSLDVETGLLTYARGTVQLPPPPEFLREALREGSILAFFKRYGRFPGEQPGEPAGEGGP; encoded by the coding sequence ATGCCCCGTATCTGGAAATTTGGCGACTCCGTCAACACCGACGACATCCTCCCCGGCAAGTTCGCGCCCTTCATGGCGGGCGAGGACGTGTTTCAAAGCTACGCCTTCCACTACATCCGCCCGGAGTTTGCTTCACAGGTCCAGCCCGGCGACGTGCTGATCGGTGGACGCAACTGGGGCCTGGGCAGCAGCCGCGAGTACGCGCCGCAAGCCCTCAAGAAGCTCCGCATCGGCGGCATCATCGCGCCCTCCTTTGCCCGCATCCACTACCGCAACCTGCTGAATCTGGGCATTCCCGCCTTCGAGGCGGACCTGACCGGGGTACTGGAGGACGGCGACGAGGTGAGCCTGGATGTGGAAACGGGCCTGCTGACGTATGCGCGCGGCACGGTCCAGCTTCCGCCGCCGCCCGAGTTCCTGCGCGAAGCTCTGCGCGAGGGCAGCATCCTGGCCTTCTTCAAGAGGTACGGACGTTTTCCCGGCGAACAGCCCGGCGAACCGGCAGGGGAGGGCGGCCCGTAA
- a CDS encoding cation:proton antiporter regulatory subunit, which produces MVKLEETPLPGVGVRYDFDGRFGKRVGVITHRDGRREIFVSRRDDPDACAQSIVLSDEEAEAVADLLGGSTITRHVSKLTQDIEGLAMDWVNVPGTSPYAGHPLGDTMMRTRTGASIVAVMRDGQAIPAPGPEFPLLAGDTVVVVGTPGGVVRAAKLLSGED; this is translated from the coding sequence ATGGTGAAACTGGAAGAGACGCCGCTGCCCGGTGTGGGCGTGCGGTACGACTTTGACGGACGCTTCGGCAAGCGCGTGGGCGTGATCACGCACCGCGACGGACGGCGGGAGATTTTCGTCTCGCGGCGTGACGACCCGGACGCCTGCGCGCAGAGCATCGTGCTGAGCGACGAGGAGGCGGAGGCAGTCGCGGACCTGCTGGGCGGCAGCACCATCACCCGCCATGTCAGCAAGCTCACGCAGGATATCGAGGGGCTGGCGATGGACTGGGTGAATGTGCCGGGCACCAGCCCGTATGCCGGGCATCCCCTGGGCGACACCATGATGCGGACCCGCACCGGCGCGAGCATCGTGGCCGTGATGCGGGACGGGCAGGCCATCCCTGCCCCCGGCCCAGAGTTCCCGCTGCTCGCCGGGGATACGGTCGTCGTGGTCGGGACGCCGGGCGGCGTGGTCAGGGCCGCGAAGCTGCTCAGCGGCGAGGACTGA
- a CDS encoding 3-isopropylmalate dehydratase large subunit: MSISSPRPPGRPQTMAEKILSRRGSQTVYAGDLAVVDVDQVMVVDSIAQSFIQRMEEDLAATPKFPRRVSIVVDHVAPASTVSVAQAQKEAREYAAKTGVRLFDVGRGICHQVLMEERLAQPGWIVLGSDSHSTTYGAVAAFGTGMGATDIALAAASGKTWLRVPESVKVTFTGELQPGVTAKDAALEMIRVLGADGATYQSIEMHAGDRFTRGERMTLANLCVEAGAKAGLVVPGGEILTDYGYDIPDWVYPDPGATYVREVELDLSALRPRMSAPSEVDNVHDVTELRGLKVDQVFIGTCTNGRLEDLHAAAEVLRGQRVNPATRLLVIPASSEVMEAAMQDGTLLTLMQAGAVLGTPGCGPCMGRHQGVLAPGEVCVSTSNRNFIGRMGDKDAKIYLASPAVAAATAVMGKIALPEDVAQPVGAV, encoded by the coding sequence ATGAGCATTTCCTCCCCCCGCCCTCCCGGAAGGCCACAGACGATGGCGGAAAAAATCCTTTCGCGGCGCGGCAGCCAGACCGTGTACGCGGGCGACCTCGCCGTTGTGGACGTGGATCAGGTGATGGTCGTGGACTCCATCGCGCAGAGCTTCATCCAGCGGATGGAAGAAGACCTGGCCGCCACGCCAAAGTTCCCCAGGCGCGTGTCCATCGTCGTGGACCATGTCGCCCCCGCCTCCACCGTCAGCGTCGCGCAGGCGCAGAAGGAGGCCCGCGAGTATGCCGCGAAGACGGGCGTGCGCCTCTTCGACGTGGGGCGCGGCATCTGCCATCAGGTCCTGATGGAAGAACGCCTCGCGCAGCCCGGCTGGATCGTGCTGGGGTCGGACAGCCACTCGACCACCTACGGCGCGGTCGCCGCCTTCGGTACCGGCATGGGCGCGACCGACATCGCCCTCGCCGCCGCCAGCGGCAAGACCTGGCTGCGGGTGCCCGAAAGCGTGAAGGTGACCTTCACCGGAGAACTCCAGCCGGGCGTGACCGCCAAGGACGCCGCCCTGGAAATGATCCGCGTCCTGGGGGCCGACGGCGCCACCTACCAGAGCATCGAGATGCACGCCGGGGACCGCTTCACGCGCGGCGAACGGATGACGCTCGCGAACCTGTGCGTGGAGGCGGGCGCGAAGGCGGGCCTGGTGGTGCCCGGCGGCGAAATCCTGACGGACTACGGCTACGACATCCCCGACTGGGTGTACCCCGATCCGGGCGCAACCTACGTCCGTGAGGTCGAGCTTGACCTCTCCGCCCTGCGTCCCCGCATGAGTGCCCCCAGCGAAGTGGACAACGTCCACGACGTGACCGAACTGCGCGGCCTGAAGGTGGATCAGGTTTTCATCGGCACCTGCACGAATGGCCGCCTGGAAGACCTGCACGCTGCCGCCGAGGTGTTGCGGGGTCAGAGGGTCAACCCCGCCACGCGCCTCCTCGTCATCCCCGCCAGCAGCGAGGTGATGGAGGCGGCGATGCAGGACGGCACCCTGCTGACCCTGATGCAAGCGGGCGCGGTGCTGGGGACCCCCGGCTGCGGTCCCTGCATGGGCCGTCACCAGGGCGTGCTGGCCCCCGGCGAGGTCTGCGTTTCCACCTCCAACCGCAACTTCATCGGGCGGATGGGCGACAAGGACGCCAAGATTTACCTCGCCTCGCCCGCGGTGGCGGCGGCGACGGCGGTGATGGGGAAGATTGCTTTGCCGGAGGATGTGGCGCAGCCGGTCGGTGCCGTTTGA
- a CDS encoding cation:proton antiporter codes for MPLAQLFLELGAVVLALAFVGRAAGRLGITPIPLYLLAGIGLGAFMHLGDAPEEFIHIGAEIGAVLLLFALGLEYTSQELRDNLQANRQVGVLDLGLNFTPGLLAGFLLGFPPLAAVLLGGVTYLSSSGIASKILGDLGRLGNRETPVILAVCVLEDVAMAAYLPVVAALLIGGTLAAIGVNLLVALAAFAVAFFLALRYGYVLSGLVNAQSNEALLLSVFGLVLVVAGAADLLKVSAAIGAFLVGIALSGEVADRARHLIEPLRDLFAAVFFVFFGLQLNLGSVPGVLLPALLLTVITSATKFFTGWWGAAQAGVQTRGRYRAGTTLIPRGEFSILIAGLGLGLAPTLGPLAAVYVLLTAILGPVLARFDAQLAPLFDRRLREMRAG; via the coding sequence TTGCCCCTGGCTCAACTGTTTCTGGAACTGGGCGCGGTGGTGCTCGCGCTGGCCTTTGTCGGCCGGGCCGCCGGACGGCTCGGGATCACGCCCATCCCGCTGTATCTGCTCGCGGGCATCGGCCTGGGCGCCTTTATGCACCTGGGCGACGCGCCCGAGGAATTCATTCACATCGGCGCGGAGATCGGCGCGGTCCTGCTGCTGTTCGCGCTGGGTCTGGAGTACACCAGCCAGGAACTGCGGGACAACCTCCAGGCGAACCGGCAGGTGGGGGTGCTGGACCTGGGGTTGAACTTCACGCCGGGGCTGCTGGCGGGGTTCCTGCTGGGCTTTCCGCCGCTGGCCGCCGTGCTGCTGGGGGGCGTGACCTACCTCAGTTCCAGCGGGATCGCCAGCAAGATTCTGGGCGACCTGGGCCGCCTGGGCAACCGCGAGACGCCGGTGATTCTGGCCGTCTGCGTGCTGGAGGACGTGGCGATGGCGGCCTATCTGCCGGTGGTCGCCGCGCTGCTGATCGGCGGGACACTCGCGGCCATCGGCGTCAATCTGCTGGTGGCGCTCGCCGCGTTTGCCGTGGCGTTCTTTCTGGCGCTGCGTTACGGGTACGTCCTGAGCGGCCTGGTGAACGCCCAGAGCAACGAGGCACTCTTGCTCAGCGTGTTCGGGCTGGTGCTGGTCGTGGCGGGGGCCGCCGATCTGCTGAAGGTGTCCGCCGCCATCGGGGCCTTTCTGGTGGGCATTGCCCTCTCCGGCGAGGTGGCCGACCGCGCACGGCACCTGATCGAGCCGCTGCGGGACCTCTTCGCCGCCGTGTTCTTCGTGTTCTTCGGGCTGCAACTGAACTTGGGGAGCGTACCGGGCGTGCTGCTTCCGGCCCTGCTGCTGACCGTGATCACCAGCGCCACCAAGTTTTTCACCGGCTGGTGGGGGGCGGCCCAGGCAGGCGTGCAGACACGCGGACGCTACCGCGCGGGCACCACCCTGATTCCGCGCGGCGAGTTCAGCATCCTGATCGCCGGGCTGGGCCTGGGCCTCGCGCCCACGCTGGGGCCGCTGGCCGCCGTGTACGTGCTGCTGACCGCGATCCTGGGGCCGGTGCTGGCCCGCTTCGACGCGCAACTCGCACCGCTGTTCGATAGAAGGTTGCGGGAGATGCGGGCGGGTTAG
- the lysX gene encoding lysine biosynthesis protein LysX, whose amino-acid sequence MAELAVLYDRIRPDEKMLFEALDALGVPYDKVYTPHLRVTFDEEGRAQVPWRVALERCVSQTRGHAVTRALEGLGVQVINPSHVIELCGDKLATNAALARAGLPTPRTGVAFDGEAALALIEELGYPVVLKPTVGSWGRMVSRINDRDAAEAIIEHKEVLGGPQHGVFYMQELIRKPQRDIRAFVVGGECIGAIYRTSEHWITNTARGAKASNCPVTPEIADLAGRAAAAVQGEIVAIDLVEDPQRRNEWGGLLVIEINHTMEFKNSVSTTGVDIPRKMGEYALSLLGCLAHSI is encoded by the coding sequence ATGGCCGAACTCGCCGTCCTCTACGACCGAATCCGCCCCGACGAGAAGATGCTGTTCGAGGCGCTCGATGCTCTCGGCGTGCCCTATGACAAGGTGTACACGCCGCACCTGCGCGTGACTTTCGATGAAGAGGGCCGCGCCCAGGTACCCTGGCGGGTCGCGCTGGAACGCTGCGTGAGCCAGACGCGCGGGCACGCCGTCACGCGGGCGCTGGAGGGCCTGGGCGTGCAGGTGATCAACCCCTCGCACGTCATCGAGCTGTGCGGCGACAAGCTCGCCACGAACGCGGCCCTGGCCCGCGCCGGTCTGCCCACGCCGCGCACCGGCGTCGCCTTCGACGGCGAGGCCGCCCTCGCCCTAATCGAGGAACTCGGTTATCCCGTCGTCCTGAAGCCCACCGTCGGTTCCTGGGGCCGCATGGTCAGCCGCATCAATGACCGCGATGCCGCCGAGGCGATCATCGAACACAAGGAGGTGCTGGGCGGACCGCAGCACGGCGTCTTCTACATGCAGGAGCTGATCCGCAAGCCTCAGCGCGACATCCGCGCCTTCGTGGTTGGTGGGGAATGCATCGGCGCGATCTACCGCACCTCCGAACACTGGATCACCAACACGGCGCGGGGCGCGAAGGCCAGCAACTGCCCGGTCACCCCCGAGATCGCCGACCTCGCAGGCCGTGCCGCCGCCGCCGTCCAGGGTGAGATCGTCGCCATCGATCTGGTCGAGGACCCGCAGCGCCGCAATGAGTGGGGCGGCCTCCTTGTGATCGAGATCAACCACACGATGGAGTTCAAGAACTCGGTTAGCACGACCGGTGTGGACATCCCGCGCAAGATGGGCGAATACGCCCTGAGCCTGCTGGGCTGCCTGGCCCACTCGATCTGA